A region from the Etheostoma spectabile isolate EspeVRDwgs_2016 chromosome 9, UIUC_Espe_1.0, whole genome shotgun sequence genome encodes:
- the lpl2a gene encoding lipoprotein lipase: protein MKAWRLRFLYFLVLNAAVQYVTSLEEELSESIFGNLLDPLKDLFNHKDDSNQSVAKFSLRKPSDPDDDLCYIVPGKPESLAACTFNSTSKTFLVIHGWTLSGMFQSWVAKLVSALYEREQTANVIVVDWLSSAQNHYVVAAQNTKTVGREIAHFIDWIEETTNMPLENIHLIGYSLGAHVAGFAGSQATNKVGRITGLDPAGPDFEGEHAHRRLSPDDAHFVDVLHTFTRGSLGLSIGIQQPVGHVDIYPNGGKFQPGCNLRGALEKIANFGLFAITDAVKCEHERSVHLFIDSLLNEQEAAKAYRCGSNDMFDRGMCLSCRKSRCNAVGYDISRVRKARNVQLYTKTRASMPFRVYHYQLKIHFSSKVNRSEMEPSLTVSLHGTKGEAENLELKLNEKIATNKTHSFLLVTEKDIGDLLMLKFKWEEENSWSASNMLKMVSSWWSGDSESNMEVHKIRIRAGETQQKMVFCVKDPEAQKLTQEVTFVKCKDAWRTKPTHTPKRVTLKNY, encoded by the exons ATGAAAGCGTGGCGACTTCGGTTTCTGTACTTTCTGGTGTTGAATGcagctgtacagtatgtgacgTCTCTGGAAGAAGAGCTCTCCGAGTCTATTTTTG GTAACTTGCTCGACCCTCTGAAAGACTTGTTTAACCACAAGGATGACAGCAATCAAAGTGTCGCCAAATTCTCGCTCAGAAAACCATCCGATCCCGATGATGACCTGTGTTACATCGTTCCAGGCAAACCCGAGTCCCTGGCTGCCTGCACCTTTAACAGCACCTCCAAAACCTTCCTGGTAATCCACGGATGGACG TTGAGTGGGATGTTTCAAAGCTGGGTGGCGAAGCTGGTATCGGCGCTGTACGAAAGAGAGCAGACGGCCAACGTCATCGTGGTGGACTGGCTCAGTTCGGCACAGAACCACTATGTAGTTGCAGCTCAGAACACCAAAACAGTGGGACGCGAGATCGCTCACTTCATCGATTGGATAGAG GAAACCACCAACATGCCTCTAGAGAACATCCACCTGATTGGCTACAGCCTCGGGGCTCATGTGGCAGGATTTGCTGGAAGCCAAGCAACGAATAAAGTTGGAAGAATAACTG GGCTGGACCCAGCTGGTCCTGACTTTGAGGGAGAGCATGCACACAGGCGTCTATCCCCGGATGATGCTCACTTTGTAGACGTCCTCCACACCTTCACACGGGGCTCCCTGGGTCTCAGCATCGGGATCCAGCAGCCTGTCGGCCACGTAGACATTTACCCAAACGGCGGCAAGTTCCAACCGGGCTGCAACCTCAGGGGGGCCCTGGAGAAGATCGCTAACTTTGGGTTATTTG CTATTACTGATGCAGTGAAGTGTGAACATGAGCGCTCTGTCCACCTGTTCATCGACTCTCTGCTGAACGAGCAGGAAGCAGCCAAGGCCTACAGATGCGGCAGCAACGACATGTTTGACCGCGGCATGTGTCTCAGTTGCCGCAAAAGCCGCTGCAACGCAGTGGGCTACGATATCAGCAGGGTCCGCAAGGCACGCAACGTTCAGCTGTACACCAAAACACGAGCCTCTATGCCTTTCAGAG TTTACCACTATCAACTGAAGATCCACTTCTCCAGTAAAGTGAATCGTTCAGAGATGGAGCCGTCCCTCACTGTCTCACTGCACGGAACAAAAGGAGAGGCTGAAAACCTAGAGCTTAAACT AAATGAGAAAATAGCGACGAATAAGACACATTCATTTCTGCTCGTGACTGAGAAAGATATCGGAGATTTGTTGATGTTGAAGTTTAAATGGGAGGAGGAAAACAGTTGGTCAGCCTCCAACATGTTGAAGATGGTTTCCTCTTGGTGGTCCGGTGACTCAGAAAGCAACATGGAGGTTCACAAGATCCGCATCCGAGCTGGCGAGACCCAACAAAA GATGGTGTTCTGTGTAAAAGACCCTGAAGCTCAGAAATTGACACAAGAGGTCACATTTGTTAAATGTAAGGATGCATGGAGGACAAAACCGACACATACTCCAAAAAG AGTAACTCTGAAGAACTACTGA